aaagacggccatcgaagccatcgaagcttgccgcaatcgccgcaatggatgtggacggagaacttgaaaACGAGACTTctagcgtaagggttcattccgcggcactcagtgaaaagacacatcggtttccttgctgcagcactggcgttgtgcaccattcgggcatccggcagtatcacacgcatgcggcattttgtcgaactttctgtcagagcgactttcacgagcgcgcaaaacacacgcggcagtacgcgatcccgaaactaccactgaggcgcGACCGCGTGCGCAAAGCAGGGCGCCGGacgaagcacagttcggcgaaaacggaacctttgaaccacgcgcgccgttccccatggcaacgccacagaggttattttttccatgaatcaaacggaaacgaacaaacagcattttattacgtcttttgatgcatggaaggttcttttttattgctgctagtttgattacttgtgatttattgtaggcagacgctcatacgtcatcgggatcacctcgaaaatgtcccactcgtggcgctcatcatgtgatacatttagcctaatttctgggtaagtagggcactgctcttgataatattgccgttttagaagttgtcatacattgagcttacactctgacatgaattgttatttgcctttagtgtccctttaaagagcccatctcgcagaaattgcggtgtcggctaCGTTGACATGTGAGCGAAAGATCgctgttgtccgtgagcgaaaagttTCGATTGATGCGAACAATGCAaataagaaataacaaaaaaccggaaggggaggggggttgagcCGGACTGAAGCCGAGCTCTTTTGCGTGGTAGTGAGGTATTTTACCGCAGAGCCACTCCtctgcttgaaactactttaaAAAAATCCTCATGCAGTCGTGATGTAGTGCGAGTAGAAAATGTAATATTTTTTCACACTAAGTGTCAAATGATTTGGTCAAACAATTCGTCAAAGAGAGGCCAGTATGAACGTTTTCCACTACGGTATACGATTTAGGCATGTATCTTTCTTGTTGTACgcgattcgtttcaataaagagcgATGTGCAAAGCACTATAGAGCGGCTATTGACAATTCAAGCCCTTTGGCCGGTCAGTGGTAATGGTGCAAGTGAGGCTAACGTGAGGTCCATTACCAAAGAGGGCTGGAGATTCTTATGAAGCGAGAGTTGGTCTATAGTTATACTCAGATTGGTTTAACACTATTTGCTATAATTCTATCGGAGATATACCAGCTGACATGGGCTCCATGAATAAGAATCAAAATTACAAGTTGAAAAATCAATTCATGCCCCCATTTCCCCCTCCATTGCTGTGCGCAAACCTGTATGCATGGCAACAGATTGTCGATCGTACAAACATCTGCAGCACCTGAGCGACAATTCTCACGTGCTAAATGCAGGGTCACTAAAAGTGCCGGTTGGTTTGTTTCCACGTTTATTTTGCATTGCGCCCAACCATCCCTCGGCATGGACCATATTGACAAACGGGCAAAGAAGCTTGTCGTAAGATAAATGTAGTGATCGTCACCAAAAAGAACGGTGCTAATGTTCAAGAGCGGTCATGCCGAATCAAAGATCTCAGCCAACTGTCAGCCAACTAACTCGTCGCCGGCAGTCTGCTAACGCTAATTCTGGCAAGCCTCCCCCCTCTCGCGTACAGTGGTCACGGGATGAAACGCGACGtcaaaaatgttattgtaaccGCTGACCTACGCAATTACTCAGGATAACCGCATCATATGCCGCTTCAAATCTGGTTACTAATGGTGACTTTGACTCGTGTACTGGGGTATATAAAgtttttctccttctcctcctctcacCGCAAAAATTTGGTCTCTATGTCTCTACCAGCCCACCGGAAATTACGTCATTGTCATCCTAAAGCCGTATAACTCAAACGCACACTTACGAAATCCTTCTAAAAGTAATGCGcatgcatgtgaaaaaaaaagaaaaaaaactgaacgaGCTTCCTGTTCACCTCGCCGTGCAAACAGATAGCACCCAGTCTGAAAGAGTCGTAAAGAGCCATTGTTTATTGTGGTTTTTTGAGCGGAGCCCGTGTGGCATATTAAGTGTAGCCCGAAAGAACTCTCAATCGCGCACGCGTCGAAGCGCACTACGCCCGAACCGAATCCCGAGACCAACCCGAAGACTGGCGGGAAGGAAATCCAAGTGAAGCAACAACCGTGGCAGTGGCTCCCACTTTCAATCCTCGCCGGATGGCGAAGCAGAGATCATGGAATTGACGTATACGCATGTAATCTTAGACTTATTAAACATCAGTTGTATGAACAGTTCCATTACAGGCTCATCAGTCAATTCTGTACGCTTCAGTTACCACGTTGCTTGTGAACCACTGCCATTTTTTGCCTACCCCTCATATAATATCACGCGGACACCCTCAGCTACAAATAAACAAGTAAACAGAAACACACATCGCTCATCGCTCTCGTGACAACGATTTATGGGCCACAGCATGTAAAAACCGCAAACCAACATCATACCTGTACTTGGAAGGGGGTACATTAATCATAACCTAGATGAGAACAGAACAAGTTATACATTATCAATACCGCCCACACGGAACACGATTACTTACATTAACATTGTTACCGAATTTATTCTTCATTGGTACTATGCTGAAACTTGCAAGCTTTTTGCTGCCAACATTCCCAGTACGCAAAAAGACACCAAGTCATTATCCTTATTTCAATGCACGACAGAGACTGGGCGTGCGCGTTGGCGAGCACATAATGGTGCGTGCACTGGCCGGCAACCGACTCCTCATGCGGCCCTACACGCCCGTGAGTCCGTGTGACCGGCGCGGAACCTTCGACATCATCGTCAAGGTGTACAAGGCCGGCGTGTCTCCACGGTTTCCCCAGGGAGGACTGATGTCCCAGTTCCTGGACAGTCTACAGCCTGGAGACGAGGTCCAGGTATGCTTGCTCCTTTCGTGTTGATCAAGTATGGGTCGTGTGGTCGCCATACTACCACATAAACCTTTCGTATTGGAAACGATCTTCTCGGATGTGGAATAATCGCGTCCTTGTTTTCCGTGagagatacatacatacatacatacatacatacatacatacatacatacatacatacatacatacatacatacatacatacatacatacagacagacagacagacagacagacagacagacaaataaCCATATTGAGGTCCTCAGGAACACCGCTTGATCAGAGCAGCACCGCGGGGCGCTCGCACTTGATGACCGGAAGGCCAAATCTCATCGCTGCATTGTTGGCCCTGTGGACGGCCCTTGTGTGGTAGTGAATCGGAAGTCTTGATCACAGAATTGGATTTATGTTTAGTGGTTCGTTGAGGTATCTGTAATGAAGGCCACTACGAGATCATGTGATCTAAGCAACTGCGCTCACCGCAGTCCGGACAAGTGGGGTCGAAGGCCCGTGCAGGTGCCTAGAAAAGACAAACTACGATAGGACCTGGTCTGCATTATTCGAACTGTAGCTGTCTGAGACCTAGACAGCTTCCCGTGTGGTAGAGGGAAGGCACGCCTGCCCGAATGGTAGTGTTTGGTAACTTCGCGAAAAGTAAATAAAATATCTTTGAACATCACGCGACCTTCTCCCCGAGCCTCGTCTGTCCTGGCGCGGTGGGTTAGTGCGCGCTCTTGGGAGTTTGCAAGTCCACTGAGATTGGTCATAGGGGACAACTGGGAGCCGAGATGTGCCAAGCAGCAAGTGATCATATGCGAAGAGATGCCCCTCTCGCTACGAATTCTGGAAGCTTCAGCCGAAATTGAGCCAGATGTAAGGGCCCTAACCGCCACTCGGGAGTCGGTGAAAATCTGATGTCTACTGTCGTCCAGAGGAGAGAGAGTATGGCAGCTTGTTCCGGCACTTGATGGGATGATATacacaaatattttttcaaggCCCTTCCTGGCGTCAAGGCAGGAGGAGTTTTCCGAGGACATTTGAGACAAAAATCATGCGCTGCAAGTTAAATTTTTTATGATCTGCTTTGCGCGCTGTAGTTTCTAACAGTTCTTTGAAATAGTTCATATAAACAATAGAATATAGTCAGACCAACTTTGGTTTTTCTATCTTAAGTGATTGCCTCGCCAAGGTATGCAGTGATGcggagttattttttttttagaatgtgtAGGATAAAAAAAATTCGGGTCCCTTCCTCTATCGCTGCAAGCGAAACTTGGTGTGTGCGTTCCTGATCtaacatttttgtttgtttctttctttctgtcacatAATGCAATGTTCCCTTTTAATTTTTTCCTCCTTCCGTGCCGGGAGTCGCactttcatccacgtgcttagtagcgcgacacttcagttactacaggcaacaacgacggtcacgcgttcacatacaggcagcaatgaaatgggGCAACCTGAcgtgacaagtgacctcgataaaagatcagattggcTTATCAGTAAAACGCCTGATCGCCGACAAACTCACAActgagagagcatcagttattgaaaaacggcgcagCGCATGTAACCAGCACACATTGGATGGCCGCATTTCTATACATTCGCAAGCGTCGTGTTTTTTCCATACAacgctgccgtcgccgccgctgccgccaccgtaCTGTAACTCACGACAAGCTTAGCCTAAAGAAAGCCTGCGCTGCAAGCGAAATTTTTTATGACTGTTTTGCCCGCTGCAGTTGCCAACGGTTCTTGGGAATACTTCAGAAAAAAACAATCGAATTTAATGATAGCACCTTTGATTTTCCTATGTTAAGTGACTGCCTCGGTAAGCCAAGGTCGGCGCCCTAAAtgaattttgcattgcctcgcATAGTATACAGCAGATACACATTCAAAACCGCATATATggaactggcaaaaaaaaaaaaaaacgccagcgaATTAGTTCTATACAGCGAATCGTTCAACCGccacgggggtctagtggttaccgtgctcgacttctgacccgaaggtcgcgggatcgaatcctgcgTCGAGATCTCGCGTCGTGTTGTAGAGCAATTGTTACATGTACTACGTAGAGGTGAGCTTGTTAAGTCGCTAGCGGCGCAGCAGCTCACCCTGCATCGTTCTcgaggcgccgtgcgccagctggctgttttgttcacAGATGGGCGAGTGGCGCGTGATCTTGCGATCATACGTGATCATGTCTCAAAtacgtatgctcgagaatatcacttcaacTCTTCCGCAAACCTaacccatatttccaagcgggcaACGGAGAAAAAACTAACGCTCACTCgacgcaaagtttcgtttgctgccacggcagtggcgtttgtttacatttacgctggctgtcccagcgttcgattttgaaATTCTTTGGGCATCTTCGGATTGGCTCGGGATTCCAACACATGTGACCATGACgttgtttcctgtcccgacctAAACTAGCTGGCGTACCTCTGTCTAGCTCTTACTGCtagcgaactgccagaagtccgacaATCGAAGATTCCCTGTAATAGTTTTTAGCCGGTAAAATCCGGTCACAGTAAAAGAGAAAAACTGTGCGTCCCATAGCAAAACATTACACCGACCGCTAGTCACCGACAAGCTTGACTTCCAATAAGATCAAGTTACCTTACTCAAACTTTGTTTAAAAGTCATGTTATATGTGTAGGCTGTAGCGAAACCCACGCAATCGATATCCTCGGTTAAACAATTATGTCAAATACATGTGGACGTCACTATTGGCGCATCACAGATACGGGGTCCTCGAGGGAAGTTCGTCTACGAAGGCCACGGCGCCTTCGTTACCGCCCACGGCGATCGACTACCCCCTGTCAAACGACTAGGCCTAATCGCGGCCGGCAGCGGTGTGACACCGATGCTGCAGCTGCTGCGCAATATGTTCGCGGACAGCACAGACTGCACGCTCGTGCGCATGATCGACGTCAACCACAGCACGAGGGAAATCATCGCATGCAGTGAGCTCAACGACTACGCCAGGTCACATTCGTCAACCTTCAGGTATGCTTATCCCACTGGACCTTGAGGTCGTCGCGTTCTGTAGCACCCAAACCTAGAGCATTCCACAAATCACAGAGTCGCTCATACTATTCAGATCCAGTGCTGGCTATTCGTTCAGCGCCGACCAATAAACGAACAGAACGCAAAACACCCGTGTCACAAAGGCATGGAATGTTTGAATCATCCAGTCTCCAGCTTTGTTGTGTAGAAGTTGCGGTTGTCTTCTAAAATATCAGCGTACAGTTTATGTAGGTACATACGTGTTCGCGATAACAGCAGGATGCGTCAACTCCGAGAAACTTTCGGTCACTTGAACCATCAACCTATTACAGAAGTGACGAGAAGTGTCACTTGTGTATGCTTCACTTTCTATTTTGTTTCGCGGTTTAGGGGAAGTCCCTGCAAGTTTCCAGATAAAGTGAAAACTAAAACCTATAATTTTGCGTATATCTTAGTGCATTGTTTACATGGCAAATTCTGGTTGTGCAGAGGGAAATGGGTTGCACCGGCCTCTCACTAATTGCCGCTGCATTTTCTGTCCGCTATACTCAGCGGCCTACGTCAGTGCAAGAAAGTGGGAGCTGTAAGGGACATGTGTTTGTAAGTATCGAAAGACTCTACACAGCGCCGCGAGTTCTCCGGGCTTCTCAGCTCGGATGTCGCATTGTAATCTATGCAAGGTATATGCCGTCTGCTCAACAACGGATTCAGCCAATTCTTGTGAGGCTTATCTTCCATATGGTAAAATGTCGTTTTCTAAATCTGGCTTTATTGGTTCGCTTGTGTTTATTGGTTCGGTAAACCTAGTGCGTGAACCTCGCGACGGATTCTCTGGAAAACATGATGCAGATTGTGTGGGAAATGTGACGTGGTTTAATTGCATATCATTATGCAGATAAGCTAGGAACAGAGCACTTGCTTAGAATATTATGCGGTATGCCGTGCACGCAGTCGTCTGTCGTCGTGATACCCAGCGGAAAACGTGACCGATCCTGTCGGAGATAGCGCATGGTCGGTCTTTATCTACTACACTGAAGCAATCGGCAAGACAGCAAAGCTCGCGATTCTTACATTTTTGTGCTCACCATTCAAATAGCACCAAAGCGTACATAAGCAAGCACGTGCTGATGGGGGCATATGACGCAAGACTCCAGCCCTTCCAAAATTTTTCCTCGCTATGCTGACACCACTTAGCTGACTAAATTTCGAAGGTCATGCCGAAGACCCTTGCATTCTAGCGTGTTCCCATATCCCAAAGAGCGTGGGAGCAATGCGCGGTCGCCGTCGCATGCGGGAGTCGCGTGACGTGAGgagaaacgtcacgtatgacgtaaTACGAAAaccaaaatttgaatgaaaggaaAATGTACTGCCTGGCATTGCATAAGTATCGCTATGTTGCCAGTGTCAGTCAGTGGCTGGCCTGTGTCGCTGCAGGGACCAGTAAACTACGCCGTGTCGCTTCGAGGTTCTTACTAGCTTTCCCCCATCACTGCTTCCAGAAGCAGAGTTGACGCTGACGTGCCCCTCTACCGATGATGTCACACATGACGTTATTTTGCTCGAGTCACGTGACTCTTCGGAatgtgacggcgaccggaagttcTCGTGCTGCTCTCTTTTGGATACGGAAACGCGCTTTATTCTAGCACATCCGTCCCTTCCAGTGCCCGGAAATGATGGCGTCCTTGTTTTTCGATAAAAAACTCAATATTTCGCCAGCTTTGCGCAGCGTATTTTCTTGTAGTTTGAGCCTAAAACTTTCGCACGAACGTCCCGCTATATATATAAACTTTAGGAAAATAGGATTTTACATGCGGAGTCGAAAAGTTGCCGCAGCTGCTGTATCATTCCTCCTGAGGAATTCTCCACTGGCACCTAGAATATGCAAATTCTATGTTCAATTATTCAGACGCGTCTACTTGCGCGGCTGAAGTTGATGTGTCGGGAGTTCTGTAGATTCTATAACTAGCAccccattctagatatgtgtacTTAAAATTTTGGCAACATTCACTGACCTGCGAATTAAGTTTTCCAGAAGCGTGCCTTTAACTGCTAGAATCCACCTGAGCTGTGGAGCGCTGAGACatcaaaaacgaaaagaaagatggGAGGGGATAATTTGAAAATAGTGTTTGTCCTATGATTTTCATAACAAAGTTTGTTTTAGAGTCAGGAGTAGAAAAATTTAGAACGTGTTACTTTTCTTACAAAATAATCGTTGAATTACTTCTTCGTTTAGCCATTATCGCTGCAGCTGAGGCGTATATGTGGCCGCGTTACGCATTAAAAACGCCCGTTATATTCCGCAAGTTGTGGACGTTTGATTGTAGCATGCTACTTCTGCCCCTTTGTGAGTATACTGCTCATGCCATGCAACGTGCTGCGTTTTAGTCGTGACACGCATGTGAAACAAAAGCGCAGTGTCGCGAAGGCGACCGAGCAAGCCTATCGAGTGGCATACAGCAGATATCAGGGAGGAGAGCGAAATAAACTTGCGGCCTTAATGGTTAGCCAGAGGACGCCGCGGCAAGCAGAATGCTTCAAACCAACAAAACGTGTTGACATAAGTTGCTCGACCTCTGGGCTGTTACAGGATCTGCCACGTGTTGTCCGAGATGCCTTCGCTGCAACTGATGCCAGGCGTTATTCAGGGACCACTGAACCGCTACATCATGGCCGCGCACCTTCCCGCGCCGAACTCCAAGTCTCTCATTCTCTGCTGTGGTCCGCCATCGCTCATCGATAAGGTGTGCCGGCCAGCACTTGCAGACATCGGCTACAAGAGCGAACAAGTGCTCTATTACTGAACAGGCGGCAACGGAACGCCGCACTTCATCAACAATATTTTTTTACGCGTTATTGAATAAAAGGGCGGTACATCAATCACGTTCCCAACTGTCACCTTATGTTGCCGCAGATGTAGTAAAGCTATAAAAGTGGAACGCGCGGGGCCACGACCTTTAAAGTACGCCCTGCGCGCTCTTCGTTCCATCTCGCTAGTCATagcaagaacacgctgaagccaccgagcgcCGAGTACGCTAacagtaaatggtgcatataaatggTGCTCGCCGTTAAAAGCTGAACAACGTAcactctgtggccgagtggtttcgcgccgcgcgctgcggagcaaggggtcgtagGTTCCACTCTCGGCAACATAActctttcttcgtttttcttctttgccatcagttaatatatattttacaacgtcatatccgcgacaGAAATACGTAagtgaagccgtggtggacctcggcataaaacactttcgtgttaaaaatgatgTCTCTATGGCTGGCGCAGGCTTTCTTGAATTTTTGACTTTGTATCCCACCTCAAATGTTGTGCAATTTTCTCACGAAATGTATTTGCGAAAAGGTGTGTATTGGATCGCCTGTTGCCCCCATTCTCAGTGACTTGGTTTTGGCGTGTATTGGCAGATTTTAAGCGAAGTCCATGAATCTCGTGTGctaaaaatcttcggtttcgtTAGTGATTACTTAACACTGCGTAGTGCAGGTAAAGATAGTCGCGATGGAGTTGTTTCCTGTACATTGTCTATATTTTATAGGTGTTTAGACCACCTGGTCATAACCCTCGAGCTACCGCAAAATAATGTAATTAAGTGTTTGGACCTGAGGCTCTGGTTTTGAGAAAAGGACTGCTGGGGGTTCGAATCCACGCGATAAGAAGTCGCTCTCAGAGTATCAGTCTGCGCGCGCTAAGCTGGTAAAAAAAAGCTATTGTCCAATCGCGTTTTGAAAATGCACTAAGATCTTGTGCGCATCAGCTCCAAGATTAGGCGTGCCACTTAAGAGGCCTGATGCTCATGAATATTAGCATATATTAAGAGGCTTCATGCTAATGAAGTTAACTAGCCTTGCCGAACTTCAGCCTTAGCTGAAGTTCGGCAAGGCTAGCTAAAAAAGAGGCTTCAGTAGCAGAGTAACGAGACAGGACAATGGGGAAACATTAATCACAATTCCGTCTACTTGAAGAAGGTGTATGAAAAACGAAAGTTAAGGTCGTCATGTCGGCAACAAAGAAATTGTCAGCCTTATGCGAAATGACATGCCTAAGTGCCAAAGAAAAAACGCTTCATTAAGCATCATGTGCTCTATGAGAATTACAAAGAAGATTATGCTTGTTCTTTCCTTTGACATATGTGGTAGCATATATGGGGGACAGACGGGTTGTTGTGCCACGTAACGAGGCATTGCCGAAGTCGTCCTTTGTCCTGAAGCCTAGTATACAGCGCCGCATGTTCAACTGGCCGTCTAACTGTACCGCATGTTTAGTGCTTCTATACGGTTGATGTAAAGATTGCTGAAAGTACGTATAAGTGCTGTGGTTGTATTCATGTGTTCAATTTTATTTACCAGAGAAGCAACGTGGAGGGACACCTCAGCAAAAATTGGGGagcggcgaagcatgtagggaagggtgtttcagctccactaacgtgaaatctgCGGAGggccgaagcatgcagtgtgcgccggtgtttcccaggacaaaatcactgctaatggaaaatgagagacagaagaaagattagacacagagaaccgcagtccgcttttagttaacgtgcacgctgcgaatctttatttttcaactacgcacaagaggcTTCTCCCATCGGCACTACAATGCAGGTcatgatccagtgcctatatatactgggccctctgcgtggaagcccagtattatacaacagagccatgccggtgcttgaaactcctttgcaaaaagaccctatacaggcttcatgccgggaaggaaccacattaacatatgtaatgtagagtgatagaagagtaaaacaacaaagaagtgtcacacaaagcgaattgtgtaaccaggcgtcgcacaatgcgagtTGTggaacgagtgggtcgttgaatgcttcgaaGTCGTTACAAAgatctcagccataattctttatcatgatcaggcacagcatcaacaaagtgcacataatgcctcacggGTGTTTAGCGGATACCGCGGCTCTCtgcagaacgacgaaaaatggcatattgcacaattccctacttcacaaaaattatcatgatttatagcgtagtgggtacctcgcaagagTACTTGTATTCGTTGCTTAGAAGCCCATAAAGCCCGCGTGATCCGTTtgctcagggcctcaataaagttctttctctctctctctctttctcacgttgacatatgttatatagcgtggtaggagagtgatATAACGACCGGAGTCACGCAATGTAAATTACGTAActtgtgggtcgtttaaagctttcagCGCATAACAAAGGGccaagccataattcttcgttgtcatAAGCCgccgcatcagcaaagtgcacataatgccttacagatgtgtagcgggtacctcacttcTTCGCAAAATGAGTAACAATGGCGTAtgggatgcttcccaacttcacaaaaattgtgattgatggcgtagtgggtaccttgccagtgtacttgtattagtagccccccGTATCCTCCTTGGTAGCCCCAAGatagtttagaacgggctctagaaatgccgctcttccagctttcgctgccactgtgctgcgctttacgcgcaggcctggcgtttctttttttcattgattTTTGCGAGGTCTTAAAGTTCTCAAAATTCTTTTGTACACCTCAAAATGTTTGCGATATGTCTAATTACAATGTGCGAAATGCAATGCGGGTATAGGTTGCAAGAATATGGCAGCAGGTCCCTATCATGACATTGTGATGCTTACCCCATACTGAACCCTTTATTCTTAGTTTCGTTCTGATGACCCCGCTCCTTTGAGACAAATAAGATTGGTTAGGCACTTCCATATTCTAGAAGTTAACTGGCATTCTCTGGCTTATATTGAGAAAAGTGTCCTTCCGATTATGAGCTAACTGACCCGCTTTTGCATAACTACAGTACTGTTACTAATGCACCCGTGTTGGTAGAAAATCCTGTGGCCTTGGCCCTCGGCGAGCGCTTCAACGACAAGCCGACCAAAGCTCTATTCCTTCGTTACGTGCTCTTCCCAGACAAAGTTCATGACAACCATGATGCTGCCAAATATTCATTTGTCTGCCTCGGTTGCTCCGCTCCCAGGACTTTGTGATGCCTCTTAATGGGTGTGTCGTCTACTCGTACAAAGTGGTAGTGTGACAGTATTGCTGGAAGTATTGATAAATGTACGTAGTATGGTAGGAGGCCTTGCATGAGGTGCCTCTAATTTATGTTTACGTTAATACGATCAACACAAAAGCGGGATTTTCTCGCCCTTTCGGTCTTTATTTCGGGGATGTGCCGAAAAACTGCTAAAAAAGGatgcatgatggaagtgcacttTTCACCTATTAACGAACGACAACGTTTGACAGTGAAATCAGAACTTAATAAGACTttatcaaagaaaaaaataaggaaactTGAGCCCCGTTACACTCGGTATAGCTGTCTCTGTGCATCTAAATCTGCTATCGCACTATATTCAAGCTAGGAGCAACGACATCGGGGCTGGATGAGCCCGTCGAGTACGTGGCCGCAGAATAGGTTGCCACGAAGGTTGACGGCAGAGACTCGACGACGCCTCGCGTGGGGTGCAGCCTGGTCGCGAACCGGAGGCCGTCGCCGATGCTCGTGAACACGGGAACCATCCACAGCGACCGTCGTGGACCGAACACCTGCACGAAGTTCTCGTAACGGTTGCCGAGGTCGAATGAATCTCCGGGCTCTAGGAAGACCTCACTGCGCAACCTCTCCAGCGTCGTCTCGTTCCTCGACACCATGGACAGGTGCACGCCGAGGAAAGAGCCGAGCCCAATGGCCAGCGCGGAGCCCACGAGAAAGATGAAACCCACGTGGATGCCGTAGGGCTTCAATAGCGACGGGTCCGACAACCACGCAATCAAGTGAGCTCCAAGGGTGGCCACACTGTAGACGCACAAAGCCACCGCGTAGAAGAGTGTGAGCAGGAAGAACTTGTAGGTGTTGAAGCCGACGCAGTTGTTGAACCACGGGCAATGGTGGTCCATCTTCTTGATGCATCTGCGAGTGGG
This window of the Rhipicephalus sanguineus isolate Rsan-2018 chromosome 2, BIME_Rsan_1.4, whole genome shotgun sequence genome carries:
- the LOC119381412 gene encoding NADH-cytochrome b5 reductase 3, whose protein sequence is MLFLYSKLRRPQLFVVLLTFTAGLLAAVFVLRKVRRRTKDDVLLADPSSLYTVALKRREPIGRNVKLLRFSLPKYTQRLGVRVGEHIMVRALAGNRLLMRPYTPVSPCDRRGTFDIIVKVYKAGVSPRFPQGGLMSQFLDSLQPGDEVQIRGPRGKFVYEGHGAFVTAHGDRLPPVKRLGLIAAGSGVTPMLQLLRNMFADSTDCTLVRMIDVNHSTREIIACSELNDYARSHSSTFRICHVLSEMPSLQLMPGVIQGPLNRYIMAAHLPAPNSKSLILCCGPPSLIDKVCRPALADIGYKSEQVLYY
- the LOC119382081 gene encoding palmitoyltransferase ZDHHC20-A, which codes for MLPSVDRPATLVEDGPHVRPEDFSKPQPLAWLPVLLVSALLSWAYYAYVLVFCQVIVAHESIAKAVVFGAGFHLLLFMCVWSYTKTTGTAISEVPPAYLLSVGEQQALANSHNRRTRRGLLEMLASERGIITVGPDGCARYCESCQLLKPDRCHHCSVCRRCIKKMDHHCPWFNNCVGFNTYKFFLLTLFYAVALCVYSVATLGAHLIAWLSDPSLLKPYGIHVGFIFLVGSALAIGLGSFLGVHLSMVSRNETTLERLRSEVFLEPGDSFDLGNRYENFVQVFGPRRSLWMVPVFTSIGDGLRFATRLHPTRGVVESLPSTFVATYSAATYSTGSSSPDVVAPSLNIVR